AGGGCGTAGCCCCTTACAACGAAGGAAACAGCTATAAAGAAACCAACCAGGCAGAGGCGATCACTCTACCCAGCCCTACAAAAATCTGTAGCTATACATGTAATGTAAAAATCTCATGACCAATGATCTGAAGTTGTTGTTCTTCATGTAGTCCACCTCCTTTGCATCTTTTAGGGTTTCGATCAGTGTTTCAAAGGAGTGTCACACCAGGCAACCCAATAGAACTCACACCATTTGGACTAATGATCTTTTTAATCTTTTGAATGATATATCCACATGAAAAccagaacatttttttttttataggtaaagAACATTTattcaaaagaaataaaagagaatatacaagggaAAAGGTGGCAAAGTCGAGCTGATATAACAATAACAAGTTTTAACCATGTACCTTGCTCAAGTTAGAAACTAAGAAAATGATAGTTTTGAAATCGTCAATCATAGATTGTGGCCGGGATATGGGTCACTCAGCACTCAATCAAAATGGAAAAGTTGACCAGATCATCACAAATGTTAGTTTGCTGTATAATCTAACCATGCCACATTTTAACATTACACTAAAGAACCTACATAGGCCATAGGGTTGAGATAAGCCACTTTTTCTCCCCATATCACCTCTCTGTTAATTGCCCATACGTatttgaagattaaaaaaaaattgtgagcACAATCCCCAATTCTATGGTAAAGGTTTCTCGGTTGTCTCTCTGCAAATAGTTGGGCAAAGAGGGGATAAGTTGAGGGAGAGGAAGATTGTGAGACCTAACGGCATCGAAGTATTTATGTATACTCATTTAAAGTTCTCTTTAATTTGTTTAACTAGTACAGAAAAGGATCTTAAATTGTATATAAAAGGATTAACAAATTGTTGATTCTTAATTATATGTAATCTTAAGTCAAAAAAGAAATCCCTTTGTCATTGTTCTTAAATTATAATCATCTTTTTAAAGTAGAATAGTGAAAATAACCTTTCATGGCCTCTTATTACTAAGCCTAatagatgaaaataaaagaagtttaCTTCctaatactaaaaaaaaaagttatcctATGAAATGGTGAATTTTCTTGTTAACcactttaaaaaaatagttaatTTTGAATCTGCTTATTATGCTCATGGGCATGCAGTGAATTGTCTTGGTTGTTGCATTGCCATTGAtctcctcttttctcctctcttcctagCACAAATAAGCTTGGAAGGCTTTCTACAACCGATAGCCATTAAATGATGAATTTTCATGTTAAccattgtttaccaaaaaaataagcaTGTTAACCACTGCATAGATGGAATAGACCACTAGaaaaaatttggaaaattttcaatttccaaTCAGTCATGTGACTATAATGGAAATATGCTTCTTTGTTACACTATTTCTTATTTGTGGTAATTTTTCAGTACTTCCATTAGCATTTATGACTTAAGACTGTTTCCTTAAGGTCCTTCTTTGGTTTCTTCTCTTGGTTGATAATATTGGGTTCTGGTTCTCCATATTCAGAAGAGCTCGAGAGATTAGATCTCAGAGCTTGATCAGCCGGTTGATAGAACCAGAGAAGGCTCAAATTCAGGGAGTGTTTGTAACATTGCTGAGGTGTTTACATGATTTACTACATCACCGACCGCTAAGTGAAAGGTAGGTAGTAGCTAGTGGGAAACCATGTCACAACTAATGTATATCAGGAACACTCCCCTTTGCTATGATAAATTTAAGGGAGATGTCTTATGGGGGAGTGTTTGtcctgcgcccagacatagaGGAGGAAAAATGACCGTCTCACCCCATGAAAAGTGGGAATAACCACCTTGTTGATGCCACCGTGTGTGCTCCCATTAGCCCCTCCCAGCACAGAGAACTCTTGCTTCAAATTTAATTTTTCCCAATCCACTTCCACTATGAAATGGTCGAAACCAGGCATGGCATGCTACAATTGCAAGAAATTTTGGTGGTTGAAATCAATAAAATGGTAACGTAAGTTCTTAGTGTATTTTCTTACTCATTTCATCAATTTCCATGAGAAATAAATCTAGAATACTGTTTTTAGCTTCGGTCCTTCACTTTCAGATCAGATCTTGTTATTATTTAGTCCtaacctttctctctctctctctcccctttgtAGAAGCACAAGATGATGAGGCCAGCCCTTTACCATGCCTTCTTCAACCCCAAAGTTCCCGCACAAGAAGTGAACATTAGAATCGACAACATGGGTTTCCAATTCAAGGACTTTTTGAAACAATGGCCCATCAAGAAGGTTCTCAGTGCAAGAGATGTTTCCTATAGTCAAATTGTACTGCCCAGAAACCAAGTGGAAAAGCACATCCTGCCTCTCTTACTTCCTGAGGAACAGAACTTAATTAACCGTCACGAACAGTTACAGATTACAGTGAGAGACCTTGATACAATGTGTGAGCACCAATTGAATTTATGGGAGAATGGGAGTTCTTATGTCCTTACTAAAGGGTGGAATACTGCCTTTGTAAGGCGTAGAGGACTAGAAATTGGTGAAGAAGTTGGATTTTGCTGGGATGAGAGGCTTCAGGAGCTGCGCTTTTCAGTGTTGAACCGTCCACCTATACCCCATGATGAATAGGGTTTGGACAAGAGAAAAAGGTAACAACAAATTATATGATAGTTGGAATATTGAACTATAGTAGTTCTGATGGGATCCAGTGCATTAGTGCTGGTATGATCGCAGCCGAATGAACTATAGTAGTTGTGCTTATTTGTGTCAAGTTGGGCTTTTTGGTGCATTACAATAATAATGGAAATATTATGAATAATGTGTGTTTACCAAAAAAGTTAAGAATAGTGAGTGTTCTTTTATATTGTccatatttgaatttttttggtaagatatatagtacctcttcttcctctgtttgtTCATTCTCGAAGTCTATTTGCTAGAAGATTTGACATCATTGAGGAGTGGCTATGAAATTTGGTGGGGAGTTCATTGGTAAATTTGTGTGCCTTGATGTTGGTTCTGCTTTATGCCATCTATGGTATGAAAAGAATGTTAGAATCTTTCgccaaaaatcaaaatccatttCTTCAAGCCAATGAATTCGAAGCCCACTGTGATAAGAGGAGTTATTTAATGGATGAGTTTTGATTATGAGGCAATTTTGGTGTAACAGACACCACAGATATCAATACCGttattgatatgtatcggttcTATTAGGTCAGATTGGACCGTTTTAACCCTCAAAAGACCTACACTGGAGTTTTTCattgaccattttttttttttagatgaaagtgtaatcatacaaatcacacaccaatcccaaaacgTTAACCAACATCGATACATAAAACCATGCACCGGAGTTGtgattttttctctttctctcacatAATGAGTTGTGAgatttacatatatattttttcttctcagaCAAAATGTGAAACCCACTAAAGAGATCTATCTCTTGCCCTCTTGTTAGTACAGTTAAGGGATTTCAATAGTGAAAATTCAATtgtattttggttttgaaaagtgaaaatttcaTTCGATTAGGTTGAGTTGTGTGAAATTATCCGTATAATTCAAATAGCAAATATtcaatttaattttagttttggaAAGTAAAATTTCATTGGATTAGGTTGGTTTAACAAATGCAACTTCAGCTAGGCTTGGTTCACTTTTCAACCGTTGAAATGGTGTCAGGCAGATTTGTAGGGCAATTTGGATTTGTTGAGTGGGCCTGGGGTCATTCCAAAAATACTGAAACACCCCAGAGCATGCATGGTGTGGTCTATTTAAAGCCATATCCCCAAAGATGCCCTTTGGATCCCATGTATTGGGGAATCTTTCACATGAGGGATGATCATGTCAGTTGAACAGTAATCAATCAATAAATATGAATAATGTAGGTTTTTAGAGCAAAAAACCAGTAAAAAAGAGGATGATGAATGGGCCCAGATGATGGGCCTCCTGATCATGAGTGattttaagggtgtcaaaacctaaatcAAACCATTCAAACCGGTTTGGCCCGGCCCGATTGAGCCCGATCTAGAATGAATTGAGGCCTTACTGGTTCGGGTCCGGTTTACAGGTTAGAACACCATTCGGCTTCATGTCATTCGAGCTAAACCGACGGACCACCAATTGGCCTGATCGATAGGACCGAACCGGACACTGAAACTGACCACCCttgaaccctaaaaaccctacctAATCCCTACCCAAAATCAGATTATACCCATTTTTCAAACCGAATTGAACCAAATTGAAACCGATATCACAAACCATACCGAACCCAAGTCCAacccccaaaccaaaaccaaattgattcgaTTTCAGTTTCCCTTGAACTcacaccgaaaccaaaaaaataaaaccgaATCGCCCAATTGACACTCTCAGTTGATTTGTATGTGTTTTCGAAAATGTCACATGAAGTTATCGGAAAGACAGGTAGAGACTGTATAGAGAGGTGAGATCAAGCAGCCTAGAACTTTCTTCTCACTCTAGCTAGTGATATGTTGTTGTGTGTGAGCTGTAATCCCTTGCTCCTCAAGTAAAATCTAATAAGGGTTTTAATTTGGACCCTTGAAGACTAGACAGGAGCTGATGGTTCCTTTGTGGATGGGTTTAATTTGCATCTTAGTTGGTTCATTCTATGGAAAGAAATCTTGGAAGCCAAGAAGGTGATGCCTTTTATGAGAAATGAGAATGAGCTCAAGTGGAATGACGATGATCAGACTTTTAACAAGTGAAAATACTATTGCTTAAGCTCTTAATTATTTCTGGTAGTTCTGTTACTTCAATTTCAATTAGCTGTGTTTCTACCTATATTTTTTACACTTAATATcctcaattttattttattttatttcaagttTTAGGCTTGGCAAATAGGGTATATTATGGTttttattatgattcctatttgtttaatttgattttctaaGAATCCTTTAATTCCTTAATTTCATGTTTCTATGTAGTTTTTCGTTCTTAGAAAATGTCTCATGTTTGGGTTCAATTTCTTTTGTTCATCTCACTATCACTAGCATCACTTCCAATCAGAAAGCTAAATCAACATTATAGAGTGTTTGGGTGGCAGCAAAGTAAAAATTAGTTATTTATTCTACTCGCTATCACTATCATCACTTCCAACCAGTAAGTTGAATCGACAATAGAATCAACTGTCATCAATTCGATTTCAATTCAACCGAAATTGATCAGGAATTGATCGAAATTGGAATCGGATTTGTGAATTATAATCCAATTATATAtgattccttgaaccatgcCTCCAACCAAGTAGAAAAGGAGAGGTCTTGTACtaggtgttttggatgtgcattGATTTATCAAATTCCTTTGAATTTGCATTTGAGGGATAATCTacacttttatttgtttatttctgtGTGTAGAGGGGAGGGAGTGACCATCTCCAACACTACCACCATCTtcaatgcaacttcaaccacaaCCACCTCCAATGCAGCTTcaaccactaccaccaccaccactaccaacgccaccgctgccaccaccatcaccaccactgccacctccATCACATTTGGCTTTTTTGGTATTCAATGACACTTTTATACATTTATAAAAATTCCAAAACAAGGAATTAATCATACAATAAATgcatttctatttcttttttgacccagaaatagaaattagTATGTATAaccaaactcttttttttttgtctttttttttgtccagAAATTTGGCCTAGAAACAAAAATATCAAGTTATTTCTAGAATAGAAACATCACCTAGACATAGAAGTATTATCATGCAGAGCCTTAgaattggaataaaaaaaactgaaatcaaacATATTGATTTCAGTTTGACGTCATGAAAAACCTCTACCCCATGTTTTACTAGGCATACCAAAGTGGCACTCTTGGAAATCTTAAAACTTATGGTTTCCCATTTGTTGGACTTATGGTTACAACTTGCAACTTCAGCAAGGCTTTGTTGAGCAATAGATGGATTCTGAATAAGATCAAACCCCAAGCCCAGCTCACTAGAGTTCAAATTTGAGTTTAATGCCAATGTAGTTCAATTCAGGCTtaccttagggtgtgtttgatTGCGTAAATCTGGTGGAACTTGTATTGATTTTGGATGGTTATCCACAAAGTTACCGTCTATGGATTTGTCATTCTGgaaataaactgtttggttatcatGATTCTATAGCATGAATCTTCCTGAAAAAATGTTTgattaccctgagtctgtcagttggattcatccTAAATCTATCTGAAAAGTTGTTTGGTTACCCTCAATCTGTCAGTTGataaaattttagttttttaatgaaatattagttttttttaatgcaatattagtttttaattaaatattattttttttatatatagtaATACTATATAGTATATAACTCGAATTCTCTATTGATTACTATAAGCATTGATCTACCTATACTCATTCTTGCTGCTAAAGAAACTGACTTAAGCATCAAAGAGTCCATTTCGAAGACACCTTTGGTCTTCTCTCATGTTCCTTGTTCTTACTGTGCAGGACATAATAGTGCCATGCCAGGGCCGTCACAGTTTTTGCGAAAATAGAGCATATCCATGTTCTTGAACCATTGTGTTCATAATCATTGACTAGAGTGTTGGAAATATTCCAATCTCCAATCATCACCAGCTGGTATGCTTACCTTAATCAAATCCGTGACCATTAATTCCATCCTATAGGATGTCTTCAGCATGGTCATCTAGCCAAGAAGGTAATGTGCTCAAGTTGAATGAATTAGCCAGTGAAGGGGCGTTCCACAATAATGGTTTCTTATTCAATACATACCAAATACTAAGCTCTTAGACACACTGTGAGACTTTCttcccttatcttttatttctattactatTTCATTTTATGATTGTAGAACAAGCTTGCACACATGGTGCAGGAGCAAATCTTTCTCTACTTATtgatgaagaaagagaagggaaagaaacaAAGACCCACTAAATGACTACATTTTCTCCAATCGGCGACGACGCCTTTTATCTTTCATGTAATATTGATTTCATTTTAGTTCATTCCAAGTTTTGGCCTTGGCAGCAAAGTATACTACCACATTATTGTCTCCTGTTCGCTGCAGCTgcgaaatgacgacctaaccccttgcccgaacatACTGCCCGAGGGGGGTTAAGTTGTCATTTCACATCCCATATGAGGGGACAGGACGGTCCTATTCGTGCAGcgaacaggagaggataaaaattaagTGGCGATATGCCTCTTTTCTTGttataaatctgattttatatATGTAAGTTTTAATCATGATACCTATTGTTTAATTTGGTTTTCTAGGAATCATCTTCATTCCATGTTTCTACGCTTTTCTTTCTTACAAAAAGGCTCCATGTTTGGGTTTAATTTTCTTACATTCATCATTATTATGTTTTGTTTATGAAAAAAGATTTCGTGTCCGGGTTGTCTTTGAATGCGAATAATTGGtcgaaatgaccaaacccccctCACCCTTTGTTTATTTTGATCAATGGCCTCTCTCTAATTGTGAAGAGGCATTCACCAATGAAAATTAAGAACTACTTTTAATTTGATCAAAGCTCAATGGCATTTCTTGTAACATTTCTCCCAGAAATCAACTTTGATATTGATCTGGAGCTGTTGTAGGATTTAGAGCCAGAACCAACCATTACCTGCTGATGAAGATGACAAATAGGGGAAgtctagattttttttcttttttggtgatTATCTCTTTGTTGGTCCATTGGCAGTAGTGGTAATGGGTTGTCATTATTGGCAACCAAGTGCAAGCATGTTCGTAGGTGTTTTTGGGAGATTGTTGGTCCATTGACAGCAGTGGTAatgggttgtcattgttggcaaccaagtgcaAACATGTTCGTAGGTGTGTTTGGGAGGTTTTGGAAGTGTCCAGGGACATTTTAGTCCTTTTGCATCACTCAGGGACAATATGGTAATTTGGAGAGAGAAATTGGGTGGTGGGCCCCAAACATTATGGACCTCACAAAGGGTGCCTAACCTGGCTGAGGTGGCAGCCAAGTGGTCAGATAGTGAAATGGTTTAGGTAATGTGGTCTGGTAAAGGTGTaggcagaagaagaaaacaattggAGCATTTACTACACTTTTGAAGTCCATTGCTTAAAAGAACAGCATTTGCTACACTTTTGAAGTCCATAGCTTAAAGGGTTTCTTATACTTAGTCAAATTTTGGCTTCCATTTCGTTATGGGGCTTCTGTGATCGTTTCGAGCCTTTTTGTGCTTCAGGggtttttattataatttattaaaaCTTTGGTCTACATAAGCCTTAGAAGATGAGGTGAGGGGTCTATTCGTATTTACCAAGAATTGGTGCATTAAATGGCCATTCAACATTCCAACTTCCAAAGTCAAGCACCATGTGTTCGCTTGCTTTTCTTTAAAAGCTAAGCAAAGTGAATGTACCTTGTGCTAGGCACGTACATTGAAACAAAGTTGGAGATTCCAAATGCTAGCTTCCGGTTTGCTTGTTGCACCCTCTTCTTTgtgaaattcaaaatcaagGGCCTAACATCTATTCCTACTGGGCGACATCATCTATGGCTATGCAGTTTTTGCGCTGAACAATGACAAGAATGATAAGAGATGACATGTCAAGCCCTCTTCTTACAAAGTATCTAATGCGATTCCAGATCTGATGCTCCCATTGGttgaatatttattttattgatccACTTTATTGTGCCATATCTTCAAATGCCAATCTAATGGTTTTCATCCTGACTAATCTGGTACACTTTCATGGTCCTTTGATTCTATGCATCCCCAGCTCACCATACATAGGTGCCAAAAATTCCATTCTAAAGCTTCTCATTATTCGAAATAAAAATGCAATAACCTCCTCATCCGATGGCTGTTTTGGTCCATCAAAATTACAGTGTTctcatttttttgaaaagacctaTCTGTCTGTAATGAAAAGGGGAAGGGGATTATTCATTGAAATATTTGGATTTCCTTAGTGGAAGCTCTCCTCCCTTTGAAGAATGCATTGAAATTAGTCCATGAATCATGATGAGCATGGTTTTGAAGGCTCATTGAAGTGAGGATGTGTGCGGTGGtgcttcattgaagaagaagagctcaAGATTGTTGATTGTTGAGTGGTGATGTTGCTTTGAAGCTTTTCAAAGATCAAGTGGAAACAAGAACGGGTGTCAGTATACTTGAAGATTCAAGTTTCCTCTATCTTGGGGTCAATTGAAGATTCTAGTGATACCTGGAGATCTCTGTGAAGCCACTCAAAGTGCTATTGTCAAGGGGATAACTTCGAAACTTGCaagttcttttatatttttgcaTAGATTGAATATTATTGATAAAATCTATGGCATGTTTGTAAGGGGGTGAGACTTGCATTTACTTTGTTATTGATTCATATATATTGTAACCAGTCAAGTGGGTGCTTGATTGGAAGAGGGGTAGGTGCCCAAGCTTGAGTGGGTACTTAGGTGGAAGCAGGTGTTGCATCACCTAAACTGTCGTTGCAGTTGAATTCACAGTTTGTGTTGAGTAAATACAAAACCTTGGTTAGGGTATTActctgtggatgtaggcaatttgccgaaccacgtatatcttgtGTTATGTTCGTGTATTTGTTTAGAAGTGTTGTGTACTACAGGATGGGGTGCACACCTAGTATGCCTAGCCACATAGTGGTTACACTGCGGGTGTGCATGTGAATTGTGTGTGTTTATTTGCACAAGCAAGCTTAGTGGCAAGCAGTTGAGTGTTCAAGCTAACAGGTCATTTTAGTGTTGCACAATTGGAAGCAAAAATTGGAAAGAAATTTTAgaccctgattcacccccctctcagtgtcgaTCTGGGAACCTCAATTGGTATCACAGCTTGGTACCCCAGGGAGGAAGTTTAATAACTTTGGGTTTAGTCTTGAGAGGCAGTGAAATGGCATCGCATGACAGTCATGGTGGTCACAATAGGATTCCCTATTTTGATGGAACAAGTtacagattttgaaaaataaagatGGAGGCCTACCTGAAATCATTGGGTTACAATGTTTGGATGGCAATCAAGGTGGGATACACGCCCTCCACATctaaaattgttgttgagtctGAGATGAAGAAGATAGAGAATGATGCAAAGGCCCTGAATGCTCTTCATAGCTCCCTATCTCCAACTGACTTTGCCAGGATTGCAGGATGTACAATATCCAAGGAAATTTGGGACAAACTA
The nucleotide sequence above comes from Telopea speciosissima isolate NSW1024214 ecotype Mountain lineage chromosome 3, Tspe_v1, whole genome shotgun sequence. Encoded proteins:
- the LOC122655333 gene encoding B3 domain-containing protein At2g33720-like, translated to MGFQFKDFLKQWPIKKVLSARDVSYSQIVLPRNQVEKHILPLLLPEEQNLINRHEQLQITVRDLDTMCEHQLNLWENGSSYVLTKGWNTAFVRRRGLEIGEEVGFCWDERLQELRFSVLNRPPIPHDE